The genomic segment ttaTGAGGTTGGAGGTGATTTTGGAGCTGTTGGCTCGAAGGATATGCAGggaaaaatggtgtttttctgggtttggaggcgagggtcgcggccctaggaggggcatgccacggcccgtgtgcatgcgaggccttgggaggccatggtgctcgaggcgcaccgcggcccgtgCGTGTTTCAAggaggtgttagcctctgttttgaggctagccgcaacACTTGTGgggttgggtcgcgaccctagttcaaggtgcagggtgacttgagggttttgacttgggaacctgtatgctaaggctcgggaaggatttaatcacccggattgataggattcaaggtcccgaagattAGAATTGTAactcaaagctatttaatggattagaacttgatggattttatcatccggattgataggattgaacccccatcgagcatgcatctaatTTCTTAGGTTTGAACCTGGAACCCATAATTGGCCTACCCTATCGAACCCAATTGAGCATGCATCAAAtgaccatcgagcatgcatcgaaccacaatcgagcatgcatcgaaccataatcgagcaTGCATCAAACCACAGAAGCATAAACCTAAAACCTCAAATGACCTAACTTATCGAACCCAATCGAGCATGCATTGAGCGCCTTCTAACAACCATCgagtatgcatcgaacccccatcgaatCCCCCATCgaaccatcgagcaacataaaAGAAACCAAGCAAAAACTCACACTCGTCTTTTAACATACCCATTCCAAAATACTCAAACAAAGCAGATCAATATGCTCACACTCGTAAAGTATACAACATtcacacaaaaaattaaaaaaatcacgGGAAATCGACCTTAACCTTTGTGATTTGATGCAGAGGAGAAGAGATGCGGAGGCGGAGGAGAAGAGACGCGGTCAACGAGGGCGGTCTCGGTGCTTCAGAGTCTCCGGGAAATCGACGAGGGCGGTCGTCGTGCGATGTGGGTTCAATGGGGAATCGCGAGGGCGGTTGTGCGATGTGGGTTCGATGGGGAATCGACGAGGAGGTTGTTGGTCTCGGGGATGTCACTGTGTAccgagagaaggagagagagggaaaaaagaagagagaagtgGGAGGTTCAAAATGAAAGGAATATTTTGGGTATGTTAAAAAGAATTGACATTGTTTTGAAATGATAAGAATACCTAACATTTTTTTGAATTACAACACCACATTaatcataaaaactcaaatttccctttcaaAACATGTTACACTGCTTTCAGGAATTAAAAAAAAGTCCGACCCACCTGGGGCCCTTTTTTAAAGCCCAACAACAATTTTTTCCCATGTATATTCTATggaaataaaatatgaaaaagcGTATAAATACACAACACGCAAATTCACTCGCACGCGCTCACCCATCTCTGTCGACTAGTCTGTGCTCCTTTTCCTCATCGTCTCTTCCGAAAAATCTACACTACCCCTCCACCCACCGAATTCGCCGAAAAATCTTCCCCGGAATTGAATCCCCGATATCTAGAGAAAATTCCGGTGGACACTGAATATTGCGGCGTCTACTCGATGAGCTCTATCCCAGTGGAAGATGGAAAAGATGAGGAAGCAAATCGATTGTTACGATCCCAGTCAACTTCATCGTCTCCCAAGTCATTATATTCGCCGGAcgaggatgatgaagaagaagttgCTTTCGAGGAACGAGAGAAGATCTTAATTGTCGATTTGAATTCGCCGGAGGCCATCGATTCGTGTGTCGTCCCACCGTTCTCGTGGAAGAAGCTATGGTTGTTTACTGGGCCAGGGTTCTTGATGAGCATAGCCTTCTTGGATCCGGGGAATCTGGAAGGGGATCTCCAGGCCGGAGCTATTGCTGGGTACTCATTGCTATGGCTCTTGATGTGGTCAACGATTATGGGCCTCATGATCCAATTGTTGTCAGCAAGGGTTGGTGTCGCCACGGGCCGACACTTGGCGGAGCTTTGCCGGGATGAGTATCCTAATTGGGCCAAATTGGTTCTTTGGTTCATGGCGGAGCTGGCATTGATTGGGGCTGATATTCAGGAGGTGATTGGGAGTGCCATTGCTATTCAGATTCTTAGTCATGGGGTTTTGCCTCTTTGGGCTGGAGTCATCATTACAGCTTCGGATTGGTTAGTATTATGACTCttcttttttaataataattaatggtTTCAGTTGCTCTTTATTTGCATAAATTCCTGGACTTAATTAATCTCActtgagaaaaaaataaaaaaataaaaaagctttCGAAAATGCTAGTGTCTTGTGATGTGAAGTGAGCTTGTCGATTTGGTTGATTATTCTGAGTTTTTCATATTCGACTGGATTTTAAGTTGTATAATTTATTGGATTAAACCTTTAATATACCATGTTCATTGTTTCCCTTTTGAGATGCACAGGTTATCACAATTATGGTTTTTGGTGGCAATATAAAGTTTACTTTATAGAAATTAGATTTTACTGCCACCAATGCTAAAGCCAACTTAAGCCGATGAAGCCTTAATCCCCAATTAGATGAGGATGACTGTGAAAAAGATTGCTTTTTGAAACTTCTAACTTTTTTGGTCGTCATAGAATTTGTAGGTTAGTTTTTAGATATGGTTACAGGTACCTAGGCGCTGAGCACTGATTGTTTCCTTTTGGTTTGCCGCAAATCTTTGTCTTTTCCTCCCCTGTTGGCTTAGGCTTGTCAAATGAAAATAGTTGATAAATGTGAGCATTTAGTTATGATTTTAACTGTTTTTTCTGTCACACGTGTGGTGAACAGTTTCATGTTTTTATTTCTTGAGAACTATGGAGTGAGGAAATTAGAAGCTGTTTTTGCAGTTCTCATTACAACAATGGGTCTATCATTTGCTTGGATGTTTGCTGATGCAAAACCCAGTGGAAAAGAACTTGTTACGGGTAAGTTCTatcattttttgtttcttttttactATATTCTAAGAATCTCAACGTCAGTTACTGATTTTTTTACCATTTATAGGTCTTTTGGTTCCTAGACTTGGCTCAAAAACTATTCGGCAGGCTGTTGGAGTTGTTGGTTGCGTTATTATGCCTCACAATGTATTTCTGCATTCTGCTTTGGTGCAGTCTAGAAATGTTGATCCCCACAAGAAAAGCAAGGTTCAAGAGGCACTGAACTACTACTCTATTGAGTCATCTGTCGCTCTTTTGATTTCCTTCATGATCAATTTGTTTGTGACATCTGTGTTTGCTAAGGGGTTCTATGGCACCAAACAAGCAGACAGTATAGGACTAGTAAACGCAG from the Humulus lupulus chromosome X, drHumLupu1.1, whole genome shotgun sequence genome contains:
- the LOC133807145 gene encoding metal transporter Nramp2; this translates as MSSIPVEDGKDEEANRLLRSQSTSSSPKSLYSPDEDDEEEVAFEEREKILIVDLNSPEAIDSCVVPPFSWKKLWLFTGPGFLMSIAFLDPGNLEGDLQAGAIAGYSLLWLLMWSTIMGLMIQLLSARVGVATGRHLAELCRDEYPNWAKLVLWFMAELALIGADIQEVIGSAIAIQILSHGVLPLWAGVIITASDCFMFLFLENYGVRKLEAVFAVLITTMGLSFAWMFADAKPSGKELVTGLLVPRLGSKTIRQAVGVVGCVIMPHNVFLHSALVQSRNVDPHKKSKVQEALNYYSIESSVALLISFMINLFVTSVFAKGFYGTKQADSIGLVNAGQYLQDKYGGGLLPILYIWGVGLLAAGQSSTITGTYAGQFIMGGFLNLRLKKWMRALITRSFAIIPTIIVAVIFNTSEASLDVLNEWLNVLQSIQIPFALIPLLTLVAKEQVMGVFKIGPVLERVAWTVAGLVIVINGYLLLDFFISEVKGVLFGFVVCFGTTAYLAFIIYLITHCGVLPSTWWSSLSKKIACIRT